In Actinoplanes lobatus, the DNA window ACATGCAGTGTCATCCCGGGGTACACCAAACATTCCTCGAAATTGATCTTTTAGAGTCCCCCGTCCGTACCGTTTCAGGTTCCGCCGCCTAACGTGAGCAGGCATGGCGTTCGTTCTCGACACCGCGGCCCTGCCCGCCACCGAACGTGTGGAGGCCGTGCACACCGCGATGATGTTCGCCTCCGCCCCCTGCCACGTCATCCACGAGAACCCGGCCGGCCCGGTACACGCCCGGATGGAGGTGTGGGACCTCGGCGACACCAACATTTTCACCTGCCGCTCCTCCGGCCTGCGGCTGCTGCGCACCGCCAAACTGGCCCGGCAGGACGCCATGCCGGTGATCTCACTGGCCGTCCAGCGGGAGGGCTACGGCCGCCTCGACCAGCACGGCCACCAGCGGGTCACACCGTCCGGCGAACTGCTCGGCGTCGACCTCTCCGGCGCCTACGACTACTCCTGGTCCGGCGACGGGGCGGCCGGGTGCGTACAGATCCCGCTCGACCAGCTCGATCTGCCCCTCGACGCGATCCGTGAGGCGCTCGGCAACCTGCGGGCCAGCCCGCTCTACCGCCTGGTCACCGCCCACATCGCCACCCTGTCCCGGGACCGGGCCCGGATCACCGCCGACCCCACCGCCCCCACCGTGGCCGCAGCCACCGTCGACCTGGTCCGGGCGCTGCTCGCGTCGGCCACCCGCAGCGAACGGCACACCCGCCGCGCCCTCGCCGAAACCCTGCTCACCCGGATCCGCGCGCATGTCCGCCACCACCTGACCGACCCCGGCCTCACCCCCGCCCGGATCGCCGCGGTCCACAACATCTCCCTGCGCCAGCTCTACAAACTCTGCGCCGGCGCCGGCCTCAGCCTGGAACAGTGGATCATCAACGAACGCCTCCGCGGCGCCCGCCACGACCTGCTCCACCCGGGCCACCAGCACCAGCCGGTCACCGCGATCGCCCACTCCTGGGGATTCCGCGACGTCACCCACTTCACCCGCCGTTTCAAGGCCCGCTACGGCCTCACCCCCTCCCAGCTGCGCCGCGCCTCGGCCGACGCCCGTCGCCCCGGCATTTAGCGCCTTTCTTGTACGCGTGTTCTTGTCCCGCCTTTTCAGGGCCGTCCCGTCCGGTCGGCGCGCGCTTGCTGCCCGCTCCGGCCTGTGCCGCGCCCGCCGGGCGGAGATCGGTACCCGGGCGCCTGCCACCCGCTGCTTTCGGTCCCGCTGGGTGGGTGGTTGCGGTGTTGCCGGCCGGGCTGCCGGGTTGCCCTCTGCGGTAGCGCCGGTCGCCCGGTGCGGTGGTCCCGCTCTTGCTTTCCAGGCGCGGGGGTTGCCTGCTCGCGGCCGTTGCGCCGGTCGCCCTCAGTGGGTGGTCGCGGTCTTGCTTCCCATGCACCGGGGTTGCCCACTCCCGGCCGTTGCGCCGGTCGCTGCGGGTGGGTGGTCACGGTGGTGCTTCCCAGGCGCCGGGGGTTGCCTGCTTGCGGCCGTTGCGCCGGTCGGGCTGGGTGGGTGGTTGCGGTGTTGCTTCCCAGGCACGGGGGTTGCCCGCTTCCGGCCGTCACGCCGTTCCCTCTGGGCGGGTGGTCGCGCTTTCACGAGGGTGGGCGCGCATGGTGGTGTTGTGGTCGCCTGCGTGCCCTATCGGGGCGATGGCCGCTCATGCGGCGGCTTTCGTGCGCGCTCACCGCCGAAAGCCCGGCCGGCCGGCACTCCGCGTGAGCGAGGGACCCGGTTCACCATCTCTTGTGGAAGATCGAGGTGGCCTGAGGGCCTCTTTCCCGGTTGTTGCCGGGGTGGATGTCACGTCGCTTGTTCGCGTGTTTCCCGTCTTTGCCGCGAGGTTAGGCCGGTCATCGTCGGCCGCGCGAGTCATCCGCAGGAATCGATGTAGATCTCGGGTGATCGTCACCGAACGCGGGATCTTGCGCCATTGTGGCCATCCGGGAGTCTCCTTCTTGGGCGTTCGCGGTTCTACGTCAAGCGCCCGGTCGGGCGAACCACCAAATGGAGGGCGCCGTCCGCCGCGCTGGACGGAAATGGGGCTTTCGCCGGAAGCAGGTGCCCGTTTCGCCCGCTTTGTGTGCCGCTGTTGTGCGATCTTGAACGATTTGCCACCCGAGGCGGTGGTGAATCGTTCAAGATCGCTCCGGGGGGCGCGTCCTGCTGGCGAGGGATTGCGGATTCGGCCGTGGGCGGCCAAGAAGAAGACTCCCGGATGTATCCGATAACCCAAGGTCTTCCAGCAGAAATGGATCATGGGCGATGATTGGCCGCCGGACAACAGCCAGGAATCAAGATCGGCCCGACAGCCGCCATCGCCCAAGATCGCCGGCGGGTCGGGGGTGACGCCGCAGCCATCCGCATGCGCGACTCGACATCGCGGCCACCCACAACCGAGAAACAGGCTCCAGAACAGCACGGATGTACCACTGCACCCTCACGTATCCAAGATTGCGGTCACGGTGAGTGACTTCCGGTGGCTCCGTGGCGCGACCGGTATCAAGCGCCACCACCCACCCGACGCGACCGGCGGGACGGCCGGGAGCAGCGCCTCGGGTGCCTGGCGATCATCACCGCAACCACCCGCCTGGCGGGATCGGCGGGACGGCCGGGAGCGGCGTCCAGGTTGCCTGGCGATCACTACCGCAACCACCCGCCCAGAGGGAGCGGCGTGACGGCAGGTAGAGGGCAGCCCCGGGGCAAGCACAAACCGCAACCACCCACCCGGGGCGAGCGGCAGGAACATGCGGGAGTGGCCAACCGGTCCACGCCCGGCGGGGGCGGCACAGGCTGGAGTGGGCAGCGAGAAGGGCCGGGCGGGCGGAACGGGACGAATGGGAACGGGACGGCGGCACGCGTACAAGAAAAGGAAGCGGAAGAGAAACGCGGACCTCGACCACGGACGATCTTCAGCGGCCGGTGGTGCTGAAATGCATATAGTCCTTCAACGTGGTCCAGTGGCCGCCCCATGTGAAGCCCTCGCGGGTGAAAGCGGTGACCGCGCCGTTCGCGTGCAGCATGCCTGGGTGGTGGGCGTCGCGGGCCAGCCAGGCGGCGCTGTTCGGTGGGTCGAGGTAGTTGCCGCGGATCATCGGGTTCTGGCGTGGGTTGATGTCGACGGCCCGGCCGTACGCGTGCTGTGACCAGGTTTTCGTCCCGGCCACGTAGCGGCATTCGTAGCCCTTCGTGAGGACCGTCTCGTCGGGGACCACGGCCGGTGGCATCGCCATGATCGGGAAGCGGCGGCGGTAGAGGGTGGCGAACGCCCGCTGGGTGGGGCGTGTCAGGGTGCGGTGCATGGTGAGGTGGCCGTCGTGGGCGCGGCCGTCGAAGCCGAGGTAGCGGACCCAGATGCGGCGCAGGTCGGTGGCGCGCAGCGGGCAGTGTGCCGGTTCGGGGGCGGTCAGCGGCTCGATGTGGGTGCGCCAGCGGGGCAGCGGCGCGGCGGGTGGGGTGAGCCGGAGCATGCCGTCCACCGAGAGCGCCGTCCGGCCGTTCCATCTGCGCAGGTCGGCGACGCTGTGACCGTACCGGGCGGCGACGCCGGAGAGGGTGTCGCCGGGCCGGACGACGTGCACCGGCGGGCCGGGCGGGAGCAGGAGCAGGGCGGTGAGCAGTCGGATCACAACCGTCCAGTCTTCCCGTCCGGGGCGTTCTCAGCCGGACATGACGCGGTTGCGGCCGGCCTCCTTCGCCCGGTAGAGGGCGTGGTCGGCGCGGGCCAGCAGTTCGTCCAGCGAGGTGTCGCCCTGGGCCAGGCTGGTCAGGCCCACGCTGATCGTCACGTGCAGGGGGCCCGCCTGCGTGGGCACCGGCTCGGCGGAGACCGCCAGGCGGATCCGGTCGGCCAGCTCTTCGGCGTGGCCGCCGTGATCGGGCAGGACCGCGGCGAACTCCTCACCGCCGTAGCGGCCGAGCACGTCGGAGTGGCGCAGCCGGCTCCGGATCCGGGCGGCCACGGTACGGATCACCTCGTCGCCGACGCCGTGCCCGTGCGTGTCGTTGATCGCCTTGAACTTGTCGATGTCCAGCATGACCGCCGCCAGTTGACGGCTGTTGCGGGCGGCCGCCTGCACCAGGGCGCCGGCGATCGCGTAGAAGTGCCGCCGGTTGTGCTGACCGGTCAGCTCGTCGGTGGTGGCCAGTTCCTGCACCCGGCTGAACAGGCGGGCGTTCTCGTACGCGGTCATGCCCTGGGTGGCCAGTGCGGCCGCCACCTGACGGCTGGTGCCGTCGAGCCCGGAACCGCCGAGCAGCACCAGCCCGACCGGGCCGTCCCGTCCCACCAGAGGGACGGTCAGTGCCCTGGGCGCGCCGGCGAGCACGCGTTC includes these proteins:
- a CDS encoding helix-turn-helix domain-containing protein, with translation MAFVLDTAALPATERVEAVHTAMMFASAPCHVIHENPAGPVHARMEVWDLGDTNIFTCRSSGLRLLRTAKLARQDAMPVISLAVQREGYGRLDQHGHQRVTPSGELLGVDLSGAYDYSWSGDGAAGCVQIPLDQLDLPLDAIREALGNLRASPLYRLVTAHIATLSRDRARITADPTAPTVAAATVDLVRALLASATRSERHTRRALAETLLTRIRAHVRHHLTDPGLTPARIAAVHNISLRQLYKLCAGAGLSLEQWIINERLRGARHDLLHPGHQHQPVTAIAHSWGFRDVTHFTRRFKARYGLTPSQLRRASADARRPGI
- a CDS encoding M15 family metallopeptidase, which codes for MIRLLTALLLLPPGPPVHVVRPGDTLSGVAARYGHSVADLRRWNGRTALSVDGMLRLTPPAAPLPRWRTHIEPLTAPEPAHCPLRATDLRRIWVRYLGFDGRAHDGHLTMHRTLTRPTQRAFATLYRRRFPIMAMPPAVVPDETVLTKGYECRYVAGTKTWSQHAYGRAVDINPRQNPMIRGNYLDPPNSAAWLARDAHHPGMLHANGAVTAFTREGFTWGGHWTTLKDYMHFSTTGR